The Corynebacterium pseudopelargi genome contains a region encoding:
- a CDS encoding HAD family hydrolase produces MIPALVVSDIDGTLLDSNERVSSRLRKAIGLLDGKAQFALATGRPPRWIFPVLEQLPIRPVCVCANGAVLYDSAADRVIEAKNLSCEAMRSVVRTAREVLPGGCSTAVERVGASAFEQPDELFVVTPEYIHAWDSTEHGCVEEAELLSKPAMKLLLRSEQLSAARMHELLAPVVPKDLAHITFSYDGGLLEVSAPGVVKARALQVLAADLGVSREQVLAFGDMPNDIEMLQWAGHGVAMANAHPDVKKAADEVTAANDDFGVARVIERIFS; encoded by the coding sequence ATGATTCCCGCACTGGTTGTAAGCGATATTGACGGCACCTTGCTCGATTCCAATGAGCGGGTGTCTTCGCGCTTGCGTAAGGCTATTGGTTTGCTGGATGGCAAAGCGCAGTTTGCCCTTGCCACTGGGCGCCCGCCGCGGTGGATTTTCCCGGTGCTTGAGCAATTGCCCATCCGGCCTGTGTGCGTGTGCGCCAATGGTGCGGTGTTATATGATTCCGCCGCGGATCGGGTGATCGAGGCAAAGAACTTAAGCTGTGAGGCCATGCGCAGCGTGGTTCGCACGGCGCGGGAAGTATTGCCCGGCGGCTGCAGCACTGCCGTGGAGCGCGTTGGGGCTTCCGCCTTTGAGCAGCCCGATGAGCTTTTTGTGGTCACCCCTGAGTACATCCACGCCTGGGATAGCACCGAACACGGCTGTGTAGAAGAAGCGGAGCTTTTATCCAAGCCTGCGATGAAGCTGCTGCTGCGTTCTGAGCAGCTTTCGGCGGCCAGGATGCACGAGCTCTTGGCGCCGGTGGTGCCCAAGGATCTTGCGCATATCACCTTTTCTTATGATGGCGGCTTGCTTGAGGTATCTGCCCCTGGTGTGGTCAAGGCTCGCGCGTTGCAGGTTTTGGCGGCCGATCTTGGTGTGAGCCGCGAGCAGGTCTTGGCTTTTGGCGATATGCCTAATGATATTGAGATGTTGCAGTGGGCAGGCCACGGTGTGGCCATGGCGAATGCGCATCCGGACGTGAAAAAGGCGGCCGATGAGGTAACGGCCGCCAATGATGATTTTGGTGTAGCTCGGGTGATCGAGCGGATCTTTAGTTAG
- a CDS encoding lysophospholipid acyltransferase family protein, which yields MEWTSKEGFRVEAGLEPAPKHAEANELVYSRLIIPAIKGVMKAQGLQITIQGAEHIPADGPGLIACNHTSYMDFIYAGIPARLRAKRLVRFMTKREIFEVKGVGMLMRAMKHIRVDRAAGAASLEEAVRRLESGQLVGIFPEGTISRDFELGQLKSGAVRIAQAADAPLIPMAMWGAQQLWTKGHKKKMGRHRFPIWMKVGEPIDASGDVDAATQRLRDAMETLLAEVRHDYEQAFGPVKLEPSKPQP from the coding sequence ATGGAGTGGACCAGCAAAGAGGGTTTCCGAGTCGAAGCAGGCCTTGAACCTGCGCCCAAACATGCGGAGGCAAATGAGCTGGTCTATTCCAGGCTCATCATTCCCGCGATTAAAGGGGTGATGAAGGCTCAGGGTCTGCAGATCACCATCCAGGGTGCAGAACATATCCCCGCCGATGGCCCTGGGCTGATTGCCTGCAATCACACCAGCTATATGGACTTTATTTATGCTGGTATTCCTGCTCGCCTGCGCGCGAAACGCCTGGTGCGGTTTATGACGAAGCGGGAGATCTTCGAGGTCAAGGGCGTGGGCATGCTCATGCGCGCGATGAAGCATATTCGCGTGGATCGAGCAGCCGGGGCGGCATCGCTTGAAGAGGCCGTGCGCAGGTTAGAAAGTGGCCAATTGGTGGGCATTTTCCCAGAAGGGACCATCTCTAGAGATTTTGAGCTTGGGCAGCTCAAATCCGGTGCGGTGCGCATTGCTCAAGCAGCCGATGCCCCGCTGATCCCCATGGCCATGTGGGGTGCGCAGCAGTTGTGGACGAAGGGCCATAAAAAGAAGATGGGCAGGCATCGTTTCCCCATTTGGATGAAGGTGGGCGAACCCATTGATGCCTCTGGTGATGTAGACGCCGCCACGCAGCGTTTGCGCGATGCGATGGAAACCTTGCTTGCAGAAGTCCGCCACGACTACGAGCAAGCTTTTGGCCCGGTCAAGCTCGAACCATCGAAGCCGCAACCATGA
- the pheA gene encoding prephenate dehydratase, translating to MRIAFLGPQGTFTEAALHEFQRRGVVDAAAQAVPAANPREAVHWVRQKHVDLACVAIENSVDGPVTPTFDALAEADGVQIYAELDLTIEFALMSKGISLEQATKISTHPVAYQQIRQYLDAHAPGIEFVAASSNAAAAQAVAEGHVDLAAAPAHAAKVYGLQVVAEHVADVPDARTRFVLVGRRGAPCAPTGKDRSSVMFTLHNKPGSLVSALGEFAMRGVDLTRIESRPTRHGLGTYRFHVDILGHINDQPVSEALRALYLASETLTFLGSWPAEGLEAMPQTYSATALEASRKWLEAMKEGK from the coding sequence ATGAGGATCGCGTTTTTAGGCCCACAGGGAACCTTTACCGAGGCTGCGCTGCATGAGTTCCAACGCCGCGGAGTAGTCGATGCCGCAGCACAAGCAGTTCCTGCCGCCAATCCGCGCGAAGCAGTGCACTGGGTGCGCCAAAAGCACGTGGACTTAGCCTGCGTGGCCATCGAAAACTCCGTCGACGGGCCAGTGACCCCCACCTTTGATGCTTTGGCCGAAGCCGATGGGGTGCAGATCTATGCAGAGCTCGACCTCACAATTGAATTTGCCCTCATGAGCAAAGGGATCTCCCTTGAGCAGGCAACAAAGATCAGCACACACCCGGTGGCCTATCAGCAGATCCGGCAATACCTCGATGCCCACGCGCCGGGCATTGAATTTGTGGCCGCTAGTTCCAATGCCGCAGCAGCCCAAGCCGTTGCAGAAGGCCACGTGGATCTCGCCGCAGCCCCAGCCCATGCCGCCAAAGTGTATGGGCTGCAAGTGGTAGCCGAGCATGTGGCCGACGTACCCGATGCGCGAACCCGCTTCGTGTTAGTAGGCAGGCGAGGCGCACCGTGTGCGCCCACCGGCAAGGATCGTTCAAGCGTGATGTTCACCCTGCACAATAAGCCCGGCTCTTTGGTATCTGCCCTGGGAGAATTTGCCATGAGGGGAGTGGATTTAACGCGCATTGAATCCCGACCCACCCGACACGGCCTGGGCACCTATCGCTTCCACGTGGATATCCTCGGCCATATCAATGACCAGCCAGTTTCTGAGGCATTAAGGGCACTATATTTGGCAAGTGAGACGCTTACCTTCTTAGGTTCTTGGCCTGCAGAAGGGCTAGAGGCCATGCCGCAGACCTATAGCGCGACCGCCCTGGAAGCCTCTCGAAAGTGGTTGGAAGCAATGAAGGAGGGTAAGTAA
- the serS gene encoding serine--tRNA ligase, giving the protein MIDLKFLREHPDVVRESQRNRGEDPALVDALLQADDARRSAIQEADALRSEQKAFGKKIGQASPEDRPKLLEGSNELKAKVKQAEEAQKRAEAEVFEAQMRLSNVVEGAPAGGEEDFVVLEHVGTPPEFDFEPKDHLELGESLGLIDMKRGTKVSGARFYYLTGDGAMLQLGMLTLAAQKARARGFQLMIPPVLVRPEVMQGTGFLGAHAEEIYYLERDELYLVGTSEVALAGYHQDEIIDLSDGPVRYAGWSSCFRREAGSYGKDTRGILRVHQFDKLEMFVYCKPEEAAQQHQALLDMEREMLAAVEVPYRVIDVAGGDLGSSAARKFDTEAWVPTQQTYRELTSTSNCTTFQARRLHTRYRDEQGKAQTCATLNGTLATTRWLVAILENNQQADGSVVVPEALRPFVGKDVLEPKGK; this is encoded by the coding sequence GTGATTGATCTGAAATTCCTGCGCGAACACCCCGACGTTGTCCGAGAATCTCAGCGAAACCGCGGGGAGGATCCGGCTTTAGTAGATGCATTGCTACAAGCCGACGATGCCCGCCGTAGCGCTATCCAAGAAGCCGATGCGTTGCGTTCTGAGCAAAAGGCCTTTGGCAAGAAGATCGGCCAGGCCTCGCCGGAGGATCGCCCCAAGCTTCTGGAAGGCTCCAATGAGCTTAAAGCCAAGGTCAAGCAGGCTGAAGAAGCGCAAAAGCGCGCCGAGGCTGAAGTGTTCGAAGCGCAGATGCGCTTGAGCAATGTTGTAGAAGGCGCGCCCGCCGGCGGCGAGGAAGATTTCGTGGTGCTTGAGCATGTTGGCACCCCGCCGGAGTTCGACTTTGAGCCCAAAGATCACCTGGAATTGGGTGAATCGCTTGGTTTGATTGATATGAAACGCGGCACCAAAGTTTCTGGTGCGCGCTTTTATTACCTCACCGGCGATGGTGCGATGCTGCAATTGGGCATGCTTACCCTCGCTGCCCAAAAGGCTAGGGCCCGTGGCTTCCAGCTCATGATCCCGCCGGTGTTGGTTCGCCCCGAGGTGATGCAGGGTACTGGTTTCTTAGGGGCTCATGCCGAAGAGATTTATTACCTTGAGCGCGATGAGCTGTACTTAGTGGGCACCTCTGAGGTGGCCTTGGCGGGGTATCACCAAGACGAGATCATTGATCTCAGCGATGGCCCTGTGCGCTATGCCGGTTGGTCGAGCTGTTTCCGCCGCGAGGCCGGTTCTTATGGCAAAGACACCCGCGGTATTTTGCGCGTGCATCAGTTTGACAAGCTTGAAATGTTTGTTTACTGCAAGCCCGAAGAGGCCGCGCAGCAGCACCAAGCCCTCTTGGATATGGAACGCGAAATGTTGGCTGCCGTAGAGGTGCCTTATCGCGTTATCGATGTTGCCGGTGGCGATCTTGGTTCCTCGGCTGCCCGCAAATTTGATACCGAGGCTTGGGTGCCTACGCAGCAGACCTATCGCGAGCTCACCTCCACCTCGAATTGCACCACCTTCCAGGCTCGCCGTCTGCACACTCGTTACCGGGATGAGCAGGGCAAGGCTCAAACCTGTGCCACCCTGAATGGCACCTTGGCTACTACTCGTTGGTTGGTGGCTATCTTGGAAAATAATCAGCAGGCTGATGGAAGCGTGGTTGTGCCCGAGGCACTGCGCCCCTTCGTTGGCAAGGATGTGTTGGAACCGAAGGGGAAGTAA
- a CDS encoding histidine phosphatase family protein has protein sequence MGNIVLLRHGETYGNIARRLDTRPPGAELTPEGRVGAHAAGHTLATLCPKLSLGVSSIAIRAQQSLVAGAEGFAEATGRKLALDVLPGLHEVDAGDFEDATSEQAHHMLANVMRSWISGDAQARIPGGESAQDVLDRMVPVLEGLAGQDGDVLVVCHGGVMRILGAYLAAVPPTLIRDVPVLNSTAIVLDDQWRCRWWVDRWL, from the coding sequence GTGGGCAATATTGTGCTGCTGCGCCACGGCGAAACCTACGGCAATATCGCACGCCGGCTTGATACGCGGCCACCCGGTGCAGAACTCACACCCGAAGGCCGCGTGGGCGCGCACGCCGCCGGGCACACCCTGGCCACACTCTGCCCTAAGCTCAGCCTGGGGGTAAGCTCCATTGCCATTCGTGCGCAGCAAAGCCTGGTTGCCGGTGCCGAGGGTTTTGCCGAGGCAACCGGGCGCAAGCTCGCACTGGATGTGCTGCCCGGGTTACATGAGGTGGATGCCGGGGATTTTGAAGATGCTACTTCTGAACAAGCCCACCACATGCTGGCCAACGTCATGCGCTCCTGGATCAGCGGCGATGCCCAGGCCAGGATCCCCGGTGGGGAATCGGCCCAAGACGTATTAGACCGAATGGTGCCAGTGCTTGAGGGGCTTGCCGGCCAGGATGGCGATGTGCTGGTGGTATGCCACGGTGGGGTGATGCGGATTCTTGGCGCCTATCTTGCTGCAGTGCCGCCAACACTGATCCGTGATGTGCCGGTATTAAACTCCACCGCCATCGTTTTAGACGATCAATGGCGCTGCCGCTGGTGGGTGGATCGCTGGTTATAA
- the glf gene encoding UDP-galactopyranose mutase, with protein MSSYDLIVVGSGLFGLTVAERAASQLGKKVLIVERRSHLGGNAYSEAEPETGIEIHKYGAHLFHTSNKRVWDYVRQFTDFTGYQHRVFAMHNGTAYQFPMGLGLINQFFGRYYSPDEARALIAEQASEIDAQDATNLEEKAISLIGRPLYEAFIRDYTAKQWQTDPKELPAGNITRLPVRYNFDNRYFNDTYEGLPVDGYAAWLERMAEHENIEVRLDTDWFEVRDELRAQSPEAPVVYTGPLDRYFDYSEGKLGWRTLDFETEVLPTGDFQGTPVMNYNDAEYPYTRIHEFRHFHPEREDRHPKDKTVIMKEYSRFAEEGDEPYYPINTPDDREMLLKYRELAEQETAQQRVYFGGRLGTYQYLDMHMAIASALSMFDNKLKEELS; from the coding sequence ATGAGTTCTTATGATCTGATTGTCGTAGGTTCTGGCCTCTTCGGCCTGACCGTCGCCGAACGCGCAGCAAGCCAACTTGGCAAGAAGGTGCTCATTGTCGAGCGCCGCAGCCACCTAGGCGGCAACGCCTACTCCGAGGCAGAGCCAGAAACTGGCATCGAGATCCATAAATATGGCGCCCACCTGTTCCATACCTCTAATAAGAGGGTGTGGGACTATGTTCGCCAATTCACCGATTTCACCGGCTATCAGCACCGCGTCTTTGCCATGCACAACGGCACCGCCTATCAATTCCCCATGGGTCTTGGGCTGATCAACCAATTCTTTGGCCGCTACTACTCGCCCGATGAGGCACGCGCCTTGATTGCCGAGCAGGCCAGCGAGATCGACGCCCAAGATGCCACCAACCTCGAAGAAAAAGCCATCTCTTTGATCGGCCGCCCCCTCTACGAGGCCTTCATTCGCGATTACACCGCAAAGCAGTGGCAGACCGACCCCAAGGAACTGCCCGCAGGCAATATCACCCGCCTGCCGGTTCGCTATAACTTTGATAACCGCTACTTCAACGACACCTACGAGGGCTTGCCTGTCGACGGCTACGCCGCCTGGCTTGAGCGTATGGCAGAGCATGAAAATATCGAGGTGCGTTTGGATACCGATTGGTTTGAGGTTCGCGATGAACTTCGCGCCCAAAGCCCCGAAGCGCCCGTGGTGTACACCGGCCCGCTGGATCGCTACTTTGATTACTCCGAAGGCAAGCTGGGCTGGCGCACCCTTGATTTTGAAACTGAGGTGCTGCCGACCGGCGATTTCCAGGGCACCCCGGTGATGAACTACAACGATGCCGAGTACCCCTATACCCGCATCCACGAGTTCCGCCACTTCCACCCAGAGCGAGAAGATCGTCACCCGAAGGACAAGACGGTGATTATGAAGGAATACTCTCGCTTTGCCGAGGAAGGCGACGAGCCCTACTACCCAATTAACACCCCTGATGATAGGGAGATGCTGCTGAAGTACCGCGAGTTGGCGGAGCAAGAAACTGCGCAGCAGCGCGTGTACTTCGGTGGGCGCCTTGGCACCTACCAGTATTTGGATATGCACATGGCTATCGCCTCGGCGCTGAGCATGTTTGATAACA
- a CDS encoding amidase → MHQDVETLAQAVATMDPSEHGFAYFDSEAAHRQVGALGDLSGWIIPAKDLSDVKGMPTTFGNVSRSRIATETDPFLAALQARGAIIPGKTLTCEMGLSAYTEPVGQPAPVSPSGATPGGSSGGAAVAVARGLVRAAHGSDGGGSIRIPAACCNIIGFKPPHNTRRANPVAQGFLTSSLADVHRLYRIAPQAAQRQRIGVLLEPVHAEVTVAEHMLTAVDHAASHLAALGHEVQLVGRPYGDAPFQAFADILALRSSNIPGDASPLVQWLRERGTHISSQRAQVATAEFLSVHEQLLAAWNIDILLTPTIAFDPPPLGYFSSMAPEEDFHAQTQWTPWATMCNMAGIGAIALPGKGASIHLAAIRASIPQLLAVAAQAAQSSARS, encoded by the coding sequence ATGCATCAAGACGTGGAAACGCTCGCCCAGGCCGTGGCCACCATGGACCCGAGCGAACACGGTTTTGCCTATTTTGATTCAGAAGCCGCGCACCGCCAGGTGGGAGCACTTGGCGATCTCAGCGGTTGGATCATCCCCGCCAAGGACCTTTCAGATGTCAAGGGCATGCCCACGACCTTTGGCAATGTCTCTCGTAGCCGTATCGCCACCGAGACGGACCCTTTTCTCGCGGCTCTGCAAGCCCGCGGCGCCATCATTCCTGGAAAAACGCTTACCTGCGAGATGGGTTTGAGCGCCTATACAGAGCCGGTGGGCCAGCCCGCCCCGGTTTCTCCGAGTGGTGCTACCCCAGGCGGTTCTTCTGGAGGTGCCGCGGTGGCGGTGGCCAGGGGTTTGGTGCGTGCGGCGCATGGCTCTGATGGCGGCGGTTCCATCCGAATCCCCGCGGCCTGCTGCAATATCATCGGTTTTAAACCACCCCACAACACCCGGCGCGCCAACCCCGTTGCCCAGGGCTTTTTAACTTCTTCGCTTGCCGACGTCCACCGTTTGTATCGCATCGCGCCCCAAGCGGCACAACGCCAACGCATTGGGGTGTTGCTTGAACCGGTGCACGCTGAGGTGACCGTAGCCGAACACATGCTTACAGCCGTTGATCATGCGGCCTCTCACCTTGCTGCTTTAGGCCACGAGGTGCAGTTGGTGGGTAGGCCTTATGGCGATGCTCCTTTCCAGGCCTTTGCCGATATTTTGGCCCTGCGTTCGAGCAATATCCCCGGCGATGCCTCACCCCTGGTGCAGTGGTTGCGTGAGCGCGGCACGCATATTTCTTCGCAGCGCGCCCAGGTGGCCACCGCGGAATTCCTCAGCGTGCATGAGCAACTGCTCGCTGCCTGGAATATTGATATTTTGCTCACCCCAACCATTGCCTTTGATCCCCCACCGCTTGGGTATTTTTCTTCGATGGCACCCGAGGAGGATTTCCACGCCCAAACCCAGTGGACCCCCTGGGCCACGATGTGCAATATGGCTGGCATTGGCGCTATTGCACTGCCGGGCAAGGGGGCATCAATCCATCTTGCTGCCATTCGCGCAAGCATTCCGCAATTGCTCGCCGTTGCGGCTCAAGCTGCCCAGAGCTCAGCGCGCAGCTAA
- a CDS encoding N-acetylmuramoyl-L-alanine amidase, translated as MQQRRRLIPAKKRPVIALVSALAVAASGVVGLQATNVINTDGEGIAPVTAAVDTESLAEGINVVIDDAAIAAQGGEGPRTVKEFHRDQTFSQFAVTWEGEKDIAAFVRAKRPDGSWSEWYDTEPMNFGNGSSSKRGTDLIYIEPTNTVQVAMSGVELIAETAKTEVNKAAKAADKAQKELQTNYGKIQPVAETTSADAVDVVFVDGGSSTLPENGINLTADTDGMPKVISRKGWGADESMRCQTPEYFDGVAGLVVHHTAGSNNYSEAQAPGIVRGIYQYHAQTLGWCDIGYQSLADKYGNLYEGRYGGLNKDVWGAHAGGFNENTWAVSMMGNYEAVAPSAPMLKAVGDILGWRAAVAHLNPTGSGVHTSEGTTYSKYAYGQQVTLPNIFAHRDVGTTTCPGTAGYASMGTIRSIAKKKYEEINSGKSRTDLASEATKVAEAVAPGASDTKAEEKKTQSPKAESTTTPKAAKTSDNAPAPKPAAERTASVNSTASAEDYLRSLSAMSPEQALNSLLGLALDLKEGNQPKNFDLATLGNVKIAEGLKLSDVPAIVEKLVKASDNDEIAKAWKNIQAQVGPVLGNPRSGTTKYTAKTGEDVTYALFDKGIIVSSPETGAQALWGMIGDAWAAQGFDAGPLGLPVNMEHRVEGGLIRVDFQHGYITFDPATGAVDIQTN; from the coding sequence GTGCAGCAGCGACGCCGCCTCATTCCCGCCAAGAAGCGCCCAGTTATCGCGCTAGTATCTGCGCTGGCTGTGGCCGCTTCCGGCGTGGTTGGCCTTCAAGCCACCAACGTGATCAACACCGATGGCGAAGGCATCGCGCCGGTCACCGCAGCCGTTGATACAGAAAGCCTCGCCGAAGGCATCAACGTGGTCATCGACGACGCCGCCATCGCCGCCCAAGGTGGCGAAGGCCCACGCACCGTCAAAGAATTCCACCGCGATCAGACCTTCTCTCAGTTCGCAGTGACCTGGGAGGGCGAAAAGGACATCGCCGCGTTCGTGCGCGCCAAGCGCCCCGATGGCTCCTGGTCCGAGTGGTACGACACCGAGCCGATGAACTTTGGCAACGGCAGCTCCTCCAAGCGAGGCACCGACCTGATCTACATCGAGCCCACCAACACCGTGCAGGTGGCCATGAGCGGTGTAGAACTCATCGCAGAAACCGCCAAGACCGAGGTGAATAAGGCCGCCAAGGCAGCCGATAAGGCACAAAAGGAACTGCAAACCAACTACGGCAAGATCCAGCCGGTGGCAGAGACTACCTCGGCAGACGCCGTGGACGTGGTCTTTGTTGATGGCGGCAGCTCTACTCTGCCCGAAAACGGCATCAACCTCACCGCGGATACCGATGGCATGCCCAAGGTGATTTCGCGTAAGGGCTGGGGCGCAGATGAATCCATGCGCTGCCAGACACCGGAGTACTTCGATGGCGTAGCCGGACTCGTGGTGCACCACACCGCAGGTTCCAATAACTACTCCGAGGCTCAAGCACCCGGCATCGTGCGCGGCATCTACCAGTACCACGCACAAACCCTTGGCTGGTGCGATATCGGATACCAGTCGCTGGCAGATAAGTACGGCAACCTCTACGAGGGCCGCTACGGCGGGCTGAACAAGGACGTCTGGGGCGCACACGCAGGTGGCTTCAATGAGAACACCTGGGCTGTGTCCATGATGGGCAACTACGAAGCCGTGGCTCCCTCCGCCCCGATGCTCAAGGCCGTGGGCGATATCCTCGGCTGGCGCGCAGCCGTGGCACACCTGAACCCCACCGGCTCCGGCGTGCACACCTCTGAGGGCACCACCTACTCCAAGTACGCCTATGGCCAGCAGGTAACGCTGCCGAATATCTTCGCGCACCGCGATGTTGGCACCACCACCTGCCCCGGCACCGCAGGCTATGCATCCATGGGCACGATCCGCTCCATTGCTAAGAAGAAGTACGAGGAGATCAACTCCGGCAAGAGCCGCACCGATCTAGCCTCCGAGGCCACCAAGGTTGCCGAGGCAGTAGCACCCGGCGCGAGCGATACCAAGGCTGAAGAAAAGAAGACTCAAAGCCCCAAGGCCGAGAGCACCACTACCCCAAAAGCAGCCAAGACCAGCGATAACGCCCCTGCCCCCAAGCCTGCTGCAGAGCGCACCGCCTCGGTGAACTCCACCGCAAGCGCTGAGGATTACCTGCGTTCCCTTTCCGCAATGAGCCCCGAGCAGGCACTGAACTCCCTGCTTGGCCTGGCTTTGGACCTCAAGGAAGGCAACCAGCCAAAGAACTTCGACCTGGCTACCCTTGGCAACGTCAAGATCGCTGAAGGCTTGAAGCTTTCCGACGTCCCCGCGATCGTCGAAAAGCTCGTGAAAGCATCGGATAACGATGAGATTGCCAAGGCCTGGAAGAACATCCAAGCCCAGGTAGGCCCCGTGCTTGGCAACCCACGCTCCGGCACCACCAAGTACACCGCCAAAACCGGCGAGGACGTCACCTATGCACTCTTTGACAAGGGCATCATCGTCTCCTCCCCCGAAACCGGCGCACAGGCACTGTGGGGCATGATCGGCGATGCATGGGCAGCCCAGGGCTTCGATGCAGGCCCGCTCGGATTGCCGGTGAACATGGAACACCGCGTAGAAGGTGGCCTGATCCGCGTTGATTTCCAACACGGCTACATCACCTTCGACCCCGCAACCGGTGCAGTGGATATTCAGACTAACTAA
- a CDS encoding septum formation family protein: protein MKQSWRSASAARALLVGALIAAAGIGAYEANVESTPQRSDDSTQVASFSTADVGSCLTWTDKDGAITDFEQTDCAGPHRFEVSSRENLASYPSAEFGEDAPMPDLARQAQLREELCFNPTVAYLGGTFDLNGKYSIAPILPPEEAWNRGDRTLLCGLQSTDDEGNVMNTSGKAAEQDQSNVFAVGDCVATDAAGGAHTVQCSAPHQLEITSVVDLQPVFPDRVPSQEDQDKHLRTVCTQAARDYLGGDDRLYESTLQPFWTTVPSSSWLAGSHSANCALVFGDQGKFAALEGTAKEQFTINGQKPAPRPKRSPIVNPDELQKVEQ, encoded by the coding sequence ATGAAGCAATCGTGGCGATCCGCATCCGCAGCACGCGCATTACTCGTGGGCGCTTTGATCGCAGCCGCCGGTATCGGCGCCTACGAAGCCAATGTTGAAAGCACCCCCCAGCGCAGTGACGACAGTACCCAGGTGGCGTCGTTTAGCACCGCCGATGTTGGCTCCTGTTTGACCTGGACAGATAAAGACGGTGCCATCACCGATTTCGAGCAAACAGATTGCGCAGGCCCGCACCGCTTTGAGGTTTCGAGCAGAGAAAACCTCGCCAGCTACCCCTCGGCGGAATTCGGTGAAGACGCCCCCATGCCGGATCTTGCCCGCCAAGCACAATTGCGCGAGGAGCTCTGCTTTAACCCCACCGTTGCCTACCTCGGCGGCACCTTCGACCTCAACGGCAAATACTCCATTGCCCCCATCTTGCCGCCCGAAGAGGCCTGGAACCGCGGCGATCGCACCTTATTGTGCGGCCTGCAAAGCACCGATGATGAAGGCAATGTGATGAACACCAGTGGCAAAGCCGCTGAGCAGGATCAATCCAATGTTTTTGCCGTTGGTGATTGCGTTGCCACCGATGCCGCAGGCGGTGCCCACACCGTGCAGTGCTCGGCTCCGCACCAGCTTGAGATCACCTCGGTGGTGGATTTGCAGCCCGTATTCCCAGATCGGGTGCCCAGCCAGGAAGATCAGGATAAGCACTTGCGCACAGTTTGCACGCAGGCTGCACGCGATTACCTCGGCGGGGATGATCGCCTCTATGAATCCACCCTGCAGCCCTTCTGGACCACGGTGCCTTCAAGTTCCTGGCTCGCGGGCTCGCATAGCGCCAATTGCGCGCTGGTGTTTGGAGATCAAGGCAAGTTCGCAGCGCTTGAGGGAACGGCCAAGGAGCAGTTCACCATCAACGGCCAAAAGCCAGCCCCAAGGCCCAAGCGCTCGCCCATCGTAAACCCCGATGAGCTGCAGAAAGTGGAGCAATAA
- a CDS encoding metallopeptidase family protein — translation MSCRKWSNKVVTDEEFETLVDEALAQIPTHITDRVRNLAVLIEDAHPDSTGILGLYQGVPLTERTFDHTGFLPDTITIYRNSLKDYCSTPEELVEQIRITVLHEIGHYFGMDHEQMHRLGIA, via the coding sequence ATGAGCTGCAGAAAGTGGAGCAATAAGGTGGTTACGGACGAGGAGTTTGAAACGCTTGTCGACGAAGCCCTGGCCCAAATCCCCACTCATATCACCGACCGGGTGCGCAATTTGGCCGTGCTGATTGAAGATGCCCACCCCGACTCCACCGGGATTCTGGGGCTCTACCAGGGAGTTCCCTTAACCGAGCGCACCTTCGATCACACCGGCTTCTTGCCCGATACCATCACCATTTATCGGAATTCGCTGAAAGACTACTGCTCCACTCCCGAGGAGTTGGTTGAGCAGATCCGCATTACGGTGCTGCACGAAATTGGCCACTACTTTGGCATGGATCACGAGCAGATGCACCGGTTAGGTATTGCCTAA